One Vespula pensylvanica isolate Volc-1 chromosome 14, ASM1446617v1, whole genome shotgun sequence genomic window carries:
- the LOC122634231 gene encoding KICSTOR complex protein SZT2-like isoform X3 has product MAEIKNEEKTVLEADTVFLLMKRGFPISRNVRAQWMLEHLDSVIEIQQSSTNYEDAPELEVVSVLPNGSPGSWSCDTSHQFLYKVIGTTSIIFLAHKYRMVFSLDLSPSLATVDIQHGEIVIDEVYLATKRCLEGITKPFTIPGSKRTLQPEIFVTVIAHTPFLTSPSQQVLVQGWLLTANNVNHLIQHLEKQLNLLEEKVSFVAAIANQQLETLKAENERLVGGLFEDGTSYYNKNNSCLGNTAMILPEANFINMLRYGMLALTLLPEHSCAHLIIISDGIVSTTDVHVLDSIMQQLRATTIACSFVHVGSVYHPHCADGLIPYQDLLCFLAAATLGSYMTYMPQIVPEHGEDINMYHKNFLYWQLYRDTSNSIISTKQTKWHSNNTFFYGHKPVHLLRKKQIDDQVTCTLSSLLCCRLREGYLIKRAIIREDILEICFVLLWKSNVFLEHLVTCPWSSKSLSVSNTIQYTITIEAPYEFLHDITCLSKKPLKSQYRQGVVSRFWIAIKSLTESDNMLAHFSWFPGSGWSWYNIPDTIRSGIPVFNLSAHPVPNTLQLSDAACPQFGQIWHPVVSMETAQWARWMHTQRITLVLSHDRPLPKYLHQANQNGRFQWIQCRQAAAVLYAMLKTWATFVLVENHTYVQFIYKEVEKPPVAFSLIRVNCKALCVVLNIAFTGGTEGGVRHNVVVDLIERLSQLTLPNRPMEYQETLCCTVIHKPLEKILIRYERVPNDPSVMVFPDITHTNSNRNPSILTNNHTTTLSRYLFHNRWLWHVKRPFVHIVPGITLPRLNITAIARILSTITKMRLEEGFYFAYSAAGIINMVLEVNMQGLGKNSEHFPCIVQYIIFPPQIVLNATLEADQSDEDTDEGTVDGDLSTEDCEGSGDFQIITEIWIEPQYGHVGMLTKRAGEFMHSLQYHQLPDAIARIDEECVNALLTLEYLSQLCQVTAMENGNEVISGQGFQTLRTSDRSVDSNGYANATGCFKGSTMIDERIHHMHFTFDALSILPKCQQGELLFSMFANGSDHVEEGRQSANRILMEGFLKRVKHLHNKELQLTSMQSQKFTEMLLNRPRDDESNLAFFSKERNKKNEIPSDYHPHWRCFVKGISATHVIMTILPASEKDVYLIAFPQNQNESDLSNRNSLDVNETNSSENLYEKKSDSFEQISPDNSNSNRSNTPLDNAKTTESEGLLIPVYVYNCSLALLIDALIEKLESPRNKDIYQDHTFRVGQKDREEFLHSKLINSMKTSSPEPKSEDSDNATSDQKSLMEHCKMLNFAHCHCYVAAVYKSLALQQPLSYEDMEAAVELCEESLIEIDITNYLQSVCRHLSISQDGNISSQLKSNVCYDVKPLHNLIKDKFEGIITVAFRPVPAHPEFYYCSPLWISKKTGRVHSERSDSDDDLEAFAFHSDINCKLDDSSCQGNEDGDATGTNDFRKLPNCVYGDSFNDELQEDNISDKEQPLFLRLSCSVYFRSGLKSTPVNLLPTCFSEIVQRMDVLSKDENETDMNLNNLKVSLGIICLNLPREVVDVTAKRCRNVKSNNNFYDSALDNVHVEYERSLSSEKKSESLPERMKHLPLYQHSAITNLTYEIEWLLQDETATALLDRSPPTEKTLKFVARHVSESTERTSCSMDKVPLHFVFPSENSVTKFLEELQKLRIDRYCIQQEGSLFYFIKNAEDSFEEAADKEKVSSLKDQVLIRRDDTIENIEQNVPMDVRTSGRFDTVDPPGCCSDISSIGEGKIGTDDGYEGDSSNSEDDLQWLIELDRRRDSLPNFWLILQVENSHVNVYFHCRFLELVSPEVDCYKQIQTMLVTQLKLICRRVNQYLLLQNLHDTRTCDVLLEPELNEDHVWRGDTSSESGGSLQSNSSILNFTAGMFRCPVVWEVSFYLHPRLKTGPGRSGLSRGIKALHNVLNWFSVNNRSNMFVYQENNKNVFYLRLHEQINDGKPLQNKLSESDEKLTVSRSNSAASLSQAKGIDSTNDHSLANDTRPRVRSFGEKESDILNKTGDSIILKVHGISEAGPLVKCDLVQVLQNRLDDAVFEVLSVMLARNPMCKLTPADVHFIQKPYKNPESIVQLSVQPHCLLHMAALGHYLRQNLLQFLYIPKYTDHRTCYHFQDYSQPEGSNNRVAESDIFLYNQSQSSGSKGIACIALAIADSKNETRQIDEASCEANLREHLKAGNFENLVSTSIYTSKSNAKRLIEFRIWKQGRVNLEALLQKLCAAVRYATWDLVTEYNLLSTALTEPLECIDKDTSTDDKETSQQNKQIQSKDPDNIVINQYEFGEEGKLNEIYHTILTKWFKYALDVGVPAVKKHEVIIHHRHSIPVIVRELQNLIRGHAPDTSSRAFVLRDRQPFLSETVTCTSNLLAFCENAEARKRWLTNVNEREKTLSPVYVSCDFSKHEQGTYTNCILIARNFYQWKVSFGKTIEEELLVPKDQKLLQKFNPLILPSDFVPRQRILLAEIQSGNITFYMYNWSKERSEKFIKQTTSLGTWLSSRSQLFTNIIMQKLGIFHHQPTSNYQQGEQNNTQYYQITDMESLTKFPHASHGENKSGSKQHGRSNPLPWNQLVGQATKETESNVYHLNDDIDPVVKTAYDLQDFRHRERKAKEDMNRLYTIWQNRSSASNIPVCFDTLNTFKQHSRLIHFCHTPLLFLPTWRLQSAATRDHSLTPPCSLVSSNVGQQANEQTQSKEDPAKAVIVKWHRELCNSMLTEYKQYLQILGFSSIQVESQDKTDTEQTPHQTHYLKKSMLGGVLLFEIHLAQPFFIAKLRVIECNRLSTKTNSAIINQFVLSFVDACDKIKINMHLHSFTYDFHLRCIHSYIAGKGFWSLQQGYHLTHFLDDFNKYYSKAPNYARNLVYSDVVNVRNLATPARMLYTYLLAHEETYGMRAFVMSNEPQESQEGEYVLFKLQSTPLVSYCDAQDTRYIDDFDVALIVSRIEQPPEIERTEITLKYYLMLTSKRELYPKRDLENNKLGKFRTVYSVIKLGNNSQPGNSSESNSISMVVQPSVVKKSCKREGNNPTDSDSRNSDLDSNDNSKESDEKTVTTINNLAPTPPPVPNSPLTQNHNILNTSSSSSSSPHLVQIRQESVNYLGYYSSHEQLMQQLIMSQAQAARRHIIDMIERGASQCRTHLLWNKLFENKSSMTYTEFMELCSLAHVEPLSHLEPRLSSLSSQPVSWYQTLTKVLQNKYQEYHKQFSTADGNITHHLILHHRSLQAFTMLTIDLHTSRGDLYVVYRKSAEVTNTPVNMEDVYSLIEGFINACCFHLWTSLCNQ; this is encoded by the exons CAATACTGCCATGATTTTACCAGAAGCTAACTTTATTAACATGCTGCGCTATGGAATGTTAGCTCTTACTTTGTTACCGGAACATAGTTGTGCGC ATCTGATTATTATCTCTGATGGGATAGTTAGCACGACCGATGTTCACGTGTTAGATTCAATTATGCAACAATTGCGCGCAACAACTATTGCATGTAGTTTTGTACATGTCGGTAGCGTATATCATCCGCATTGTGCGGACGGATTGATACCTTATCAGGATCTCTTGTGTTTTCTTGCAGCAGCAACTTTAGGGAGTTACATGACATATATGCCACAAATT GTACCTGAACACggagaagatataaatatgtatcataaaaattttctctattggCAATTATATCGTGACACATCCAATTCTATTATCTCAACTAAACAGACTAAGTGGCAttctaataatacatttttttacggTCACAAACCAGTTCATCTtctgagaaagaaacagatagacGACCAAGTTACGTGTACGTTAAGCAGTTTATTGTGTTGTCGCTTGCGCGAGggatatttaataaagagaGCAATAATAAGAGAAGACATTCTTGAAATatgtttcgttcttttatggAAGAGCAATGTCTTTTTGGAACACTTGGTAACGTGTCCTTGGTCTTCTAAGTCCTTGTCGGTCTCTAATACGATACAATATACAATTACGATAGAAG CGCCTTACGAATTTCTGCATGACATAACGTGTTTATCTAAAAAGCCGCTTAAGTCACAATATCGTCAGGGTGTTGTATCACGTTTTTGGATAGCCATAAAATCGTTAACCGAAAGCGACAACATGTTGGCACACTTCAGTTGGTTTCCTGGATCCGGTTGGAGTTGGTACAACATACCGGATACCATTAGAAGTGGAATTCCTGTATTCAATTTATCTGCTCACCCTGTGCCTAATACTCTTCAGCTTAG TGATGCTGCCTGCCCGCAGTTTGGACAAATATGGCATCCAGTCGTTTCGATGGAAACTGCACAATGGGCCCGTTGGATGCACACGCAAAGGATCACATTGGTTTTATCGCACGACCGACCATTACCGAAATATTTGCATCAAGCAAATCAGAATGGAAGATTTCAATGGATTCAATGTCGTCAAGCGGCCGCTGTTCTATATGCCATGTTGAAAACTTGGGCAACGTTTGTACTAGTTGAGAATCACACATATGTCCAGTTTATATACAAAGAAGTAGAGAAGCCACCAGTAGCATTTTCATTAATACGTGTTAATTGTAAGGCACTCTGTGTCGTGTTAAATATTGCGTTCACAGGTGGGACCGAGGGTGGTGTCAGGCATAACGTCGTAGTCGATCTTATTGAAAGATTATCTCAATTGACTTTGCCAAATAGACCTATGGAATATCAAGAAACGCTTTGTTGCACGGTTATACACAAACCTTTGGAAAAGATTTTGATACGTTACGAACGTGTACCTAACGATCCAAGCGTTATGGTATTTCCTGACATAACGCATACGAATTCAAACAGAAATCCATCGATATTGACCAACAATCATACCACGACGCTATCGAGATATTTGTTTCACAATCGATGGTTGTGGCACGTTAAACGACCATTTGTACATATCGTACCTGGTATTACCTTGCCACGATTGAACATAACAGCGATCGCTAGGATTCTCTCAACTATTACAAA gATGCGTTTAGAGGAAGGTTTTTATTTCGCTTATTCGGCAGCTGGCATCATAAACATGGTATTGGAGGTAAACATGCAAGGTCTTGGAAAAAATTCCGAACATTTCCCGTGCATCGtacaatatatcatatttccaCCTCAAATTGTATTGAATGCAACCCTAGAAGCGGATCAATCCGACGAAGATACCGACGAAG gTACCGTGGACGGTGATCTCAGTACAGAAGACTGCGAGGGATCTGGcgattttcaaataatcaCGGAAATTTGGATCGAACCGCAATATGGTCACGTAGGCATGTTAACCAAACGTGCCGGTGAATTCATGCACTCTCTGCAATATCATCAATTACCTGACGCG ATCGCTCGCATAGACGAAGAATGCGTAAACGCTCTGCTAACTCTCGAGTACCTGAGTCAACTCTGTCAGGTAACGGCAATGGAAAATGGAAACGAAGTTATTTCTGGTCAGGGCTTTCAAACTTTGAGGACGAGCGATCGTAGCGTAGATTCTAATGGATACGCGAACGCGACAGGATGCTTCAAAGGATCGACGATGATCGACGAAAGGATTCATCACATGCACTTTACCTTCGATGCTCTCAGCATTCTACCTAAGTGCCAACAAGGCGAACTCTTGTTCTCCATGTTTGCTAATG GTTCCGATCATGTCGAAGAAGGAAGACAAAGCGCTAACAGGATTCTAATGGAAGGATTTCTGAAACGCGTTAAACATTTACATAATAAAGAACTCCAGCTTACGAGTATGCAGTCGCAAAAATTTACCGAGATGCTTTTGAATAGACCTCGCGACGACGAATCTAATTTGgcatttttttcgaaag aacgaaataaaaaaaatgagattcCTTCAGATTATCATCCTCATTGGCGTTGCTTCGTTAAAGGGATAAGTGCGACCCACGTGATAATGACTATTTTGCCAGCATCGGAAAAGGACGTCTATCTAATAGCGTTTCCTCAAAATCAAAACGAAAGTGATTTAAGCAATAGAAATAGCTTGGACGTTAACGAGACAAATTCTTCTGAGAATTTGTACGAAAAGAAATCCGATTCGTTCGAGCAAATCTCGCCGGACAATTCTAATTCCAATCGATCTAATACACCTCTCGACAACGCTAAAACGACCGAGTCCGAGGGTCTTTTAATCCCTGTTTACGTTTACAACTGTTCCTTGGCATTGTTGATCGATGCATTGATCGAAAAATTGGAGTCTCCACGTAACAAGGATATTTATCAGGATCATACGTTTCGCGTTGGTCAGAAAGATCGAGAAGAGTTTCTTCATTCAAAATTGATTAACAGTATGAAGACCTCGTCGCCCGAACCGAAAAGCGAAGACTCGGATAACGCAACGAGCG atCAAAAAAGTTTGATGGAACATTGCAAGATGTTAAACTTTGCCCATTGCCATTGCTACGTAGCAGCAGTTTACAAATCCTTAGCTCTTCAGCAGCCACTCAGTTACGAGGACATGGAAGCAGCAGTTGAATTGTGCGAGGAAAGTTTGATCGAGATAGACATaactaattatttacaatcgGTATGCAGACATTTGAGTATATCCCAAGATGGTAACATATCGAGTCAGTTGAAGAGTAACGTTTGCTACGACGTTAAACCTTTGCACAATTTGATAAAAGACAAGTTCGAGGGTATTATAACCGTTGCGTTCAGACCGGTACCGGCTCATccagaattttattattgctcGCCATTGTGGATTTCGAAAAAGACC ggTCGAGTTCATTCGGAGAGATCGGACAGCGACGATGATTTAGAAGCGTTCGCGTTTCATTCGGATATCAATTGCAAATTGGACGACTCCTCTTGCCAAg GAAACGAGGATGGCGATGCAACGGGCACGAacgattttagaaaattaccAAACTGCGTCTATGGCGATTCCTTCAATGACGAGCTACAAGAGGACAATATATCCGATAAGGAACAACCGCTTTTCTTACGATTAAGTTGTTCGGTATATTTTCGTTCAGGTTTGAAAAGTACACCTGTCAATTTACTTCCTACCTGCTTCAGCGAGATCGTTCAAAGAATGGACGTTCTTTCGAAGGATGAGAATGAAACGGATATGAATTTGAATAATCTCAAAGTTTCCTTAGGTATAATATGTTTGAATTTACCTAGAGAAGTCGTTGACGTTACTGCGAAACGTTGTAGAAATgtgaaaagtaataataacttttacgACTCGGCGCTCGATAACGTTCACGTCGAATACGAACGTAGTTTGAGCAGCGAAAAGAAGTCCGAAAGTTTACCGGAAAGGATGAAGCATCTTCCGCTTTACCAGCACAGTGCCATCACCAATTTGACCTACGAAATCGAATGGTTGTTGCAAGATGAAACGGCTACGGCACTTTTGGATCGATCACCCCCTACGGAAAAAACATTGAAGTTCGTAGCTCGTCACGTCTCGGAGTCTACGGAACGGACGAGTTGTTCCATGGACAAAGTACCGCTTCATTTCGTATTTCCTTCGGAGAACAGCGTTACGAAATTTTTGGAAGAGCTACAGAAATTGCGGATCGATCGTTACTGCATACAGCAAGAGGGCTcgctgttttattttattaaaaatgcgGAGGACTCGTTCGAGGAAGCTgccgataaagaaaaagtttcgagTTTGAAGGATCAAGTGTTGATTAGAAGAG atgaTACTATCGAAAACATCGAACAAAACGTACCTATGGACGTTCGAACTTCCGGAAGGTTCGACACGGTTGATCCGCCAGGTTGCTGCTCCGATATTTCTAGCATCGGTGAAGGTAAAATAGGTACGGACGATGGTTACGAGGGTGATAGTAGCAACTCCGAAGACGATTTACAATGGTTGATAGAATTGGACAGGCGTAGAGACAGTCTTCCGAATTTCTGGCTAATTTTGCAGGTCGAAAATAGCCACGTCAATGTATATTTTCACTGCAG ATTCCTAGAGCTGGTCTCGCCCGAAGTGGACTGTTACAAGCAAATACAAACGATGCTGGTCACGCAATTGAAATTGATATGTCGTCGAGTGAACCAATACTTGCTTCTCCAAAATCTTCACGACACGCGTACGTGCGACGTACTTTTGGAACCGGAATTAAACGAGGATCACGTTTGGAGAGGCGATACTAGCAGCGAGTCGGGTGGTTCGTTACAAAGCAATAGTTCGATCCTTAACTTTACAGCGGGCATGTTCCGTTGTCCCGTGGTTTGGGAAGTATCATTTTATCTGCATCCTCGTTTGAAAACTGGACCGGGAAGGTCTGGACTGTCTCGTGGTATAAAAGCGCTCCATAATGTTTTGAATTGGTTTTCGGTAAACAACAGAAGTAACATGTTCGTTTATCAGGAAAATAACAAGAACGTATTTTACTTGAGACTTCACGAACAGATCAATGACGGGAAGCCTCTTCAAAACAAGCTTTCGGAAAGCGACGAGAAACTTACGGTTTCTAGAAGCAACAGCGCAGCTTCGTTATCTCAAGCCAAAGGTATCGACAGCACTAACGATCATTCTCTGGCCAACGACACGAGACCAAGAGTCCGATCTTTCGGTGAAAAAGAATCCGACATATTGAACAAGACTGGAGATTCGATAATATTGAAGGTACACGGTATATCCGAGGCCGGACCTTTGGTAAAGTGCGACCTCGTACAAGTTTTACAAAATCGTCTGGACGATGCCGTCTTCGAAGTATTGTCGGTAATGCTGGCGCGCAATCCTATGTGCAAGTTGACACCGGCCGACGTTCACTTCATTCAAAAACCATACAAAAATCCTGAATCTATAGTACAGTTATCCGTTCAACCGCATTGTCTATTACACATGGCAGCGTTAGGACATTACCTCagacaaaatttattacaatttctttatataccgAAATATACCGATCACAGAACATGTTATCACTTTCAAGATTATTCCCAGCCAGAGGGTTCCAACAACAGGGTCGCCGAgtccgatatatttttatataatcaaagcCAATCGAGCGGCAGCAAAGGTATAGCTTGCATCGCTTTGGCAATCGCCGATTCCAAGAACGAGACTCGTCAGATCGACGAGGCGTCTTGCGAAGCGAATCTTCGCGAACACTTGAAGGCCGGCAACTTCGAGAACTTGGTATCCACTTCCATATATACGAGTAAGAGCAACGCCAAACGGCTGATAGAATTTAGAATATGGAAACAAGGCCGGGTCAACTTGGAAGCGTTGCTTCAAAAATTGTGCGCTGCCGTCAGATATGCAACTTGGGATTTGGTTACGGAGTACAATCTTTTGTCTACGGCTCTCACCGAACCGTTGGAATGTATCGATAAGGATACTTCGACGGATGACAAGGAAACGTCTCAACAAAACAAGCAGATTCAATCGAAGGATCCCGACAATATCGTTATCAACCAATACGAATTCGGGGAGGAAGGCAAGCTCAACGAGATCTATCACACGATATTAACTAAATGGTTCAAATATGCTTTGGACGTTGGCGTGCCCGCCGTTAAGAAACACGAAGTTATAATTCATCACAGACACTCCATTCCCGTTATCGTCAGAGAATTACAGAATTTAATACGCGGTCATGCACCTGACACATCCAGCAGAGCATTCGTTTTACGCGATCGTCAGCCGTTTCTCAGTGAAACTGTCACCTGTACATCGAATCTCTTAGCCTTCTGTGAAAATGCCGAGGCTAGAAAAAGATGGCTTACGAACGTTAACGAACGCGAGAAAACATTATCTCCGGTTTATGTCTCCTGTGATTTCAGCAAACACGAGCAGGGAACTTATACGAATTGTATCCTGATCGctagaaatttttatcaatggaAGGTATCCTTTGGCAAGACGATCGAAGAGGAATTACTTGTTCCCAAAG atcAAAAATTGTTGCAAAAATTCAATCCACTGATACTGCCGTCCGACTTTGTACCAAGACAGCGGATACTATTGGCTGAAATCCAAAGTGGCAAT ATAACGTTTTATATGTACAATTGGTCGAAAGAGAGATCGGAAAAGTTTATCAAGCAAACGACGAGCTTGGGTACTTGGCTGTCGTCGAGATCGCAACTCTTCacgaatataataatgcaAAAGTTGGGTATATTTCATCATCAACCAACGTCGAATTATCAACAGGGCGAACAAAATAATACCCAGTACTATCAAATCACCGATATGGAGAGTCTAACGAAATTTCCGCACGCCTCGCACGGTGAAAATAAATCGGGTTCTAAGCAACATGGCAGGAGTAATCCTTTGCCGTGGAATCAGCTGGTTGGCCAAGCTACGAAAGAAACCGAGAGCAATGTTTATCATTTGAACGACGACATTGATCCCGTTGTGAAAACGGCATACGACTTGCAAGATTTTCGTCATCgcgaaagaaaagcaaaag AGGATATGAACAGATTGTATACGATATGGCAAAATCGTAGTTCTGCCTCGAATATCCCAGTTTGTTTCGACACATTGAACACGTTCAAACAACATTCTCGTTTGATACACTTCTGTCACACgcctttgttatttttaccAACGTGGCGTTTGCAGTCAGCCGCTACGAGAGATCACTCGTTGACGCCGCCGTGTTCTCTTGTCTCTAGTAACGTCGGTCAACAAGCGAACGAACAGACTCAGTCGAAAGAGGACCCAGCGAAAGCCGTCATCGTGAAGTGGCATAGAGAGCTTTGCAACTCCATGTTGACAGAATACAAACAGTACTTGCAAATTTTAGGATTCAGTTCGATTCAAGTCGAATCGCAAGACAAAAC AGACACGGAACAGACGCCGCATCAGACACATTATTTGAAGAAATCGATGTTGGGTGGAGTTTTGTTGTTCGAGATTCACTTGGCCCAGCCATTTTTTATTGCCAAGTTACGTGTCATCGAATGCAATCGTCTTTCAACGAAAACTAACAGCGCCATTATCAATCAA TTCGTCTTGAGCTTCGTGGATGCctgtgataaaataaaaatcaatatgcACTTGCATTCGTTTACGTACGATTTTCATTTACGTTGCATTCACTCCTACATAGCTGGCAAAGGTTTCTGGTCGTTGCAACAAGGTTACCATCTGACACATTTCCTCGACGATTTTAACAAATACTACAGCAAGGCACCTAACTACGCAAGAAATCTCGTTTACAGTG ACGTGGTCAATGTAAGAAATTTAGCTACACCAGCTCGTATGttgtatacttatttattagcACACGAGGAAACTTACGGTATGCGAGCATTCGTGATGTCCAACGAACCTCAAGAGTCTCAGGAAGGTGAATACGTTTTGTTTAAGCTACAGAGCACTCCGTTGGTTAGTTATTGCGACGCTCAAGATACCAGATACATCGACGACTTCGACGTTGCTCTGATAGTTTCAAGAATCGAACAGCCACCGGAAATAGAAAGGACGGAGATaacgttgaaatattatctcatGTTGACCAGCAAACGTGAGCTCTATCCTAAACGAGACTTGGAGAATAATAAGCTTGGCAAATTTCGTACGGTTTATAGCGTCATCAAACTGGGCAACAATTCTCAGCCTGGAAATTCCTCGGAATCTAATTCAATCTCAATGGTGGTGCAACCATCCGTTGTTAAAAAAAGTTGTAAACGCGAAGGGAACAATCCAACGGATTCGGACTCGCGTAACAGTGATTTAGATTCAAACGATAACTCGAAGGAATCCGATGAGAAAACGGTAACTACGATAAACAATTTGGCACCGACCCCACCGCCGGTACCAAACTCACCCCTAACGCAAAAtcataatattcttaatacgtcgagttcgtcgtcgtcgtcgccgcaCTTGGTACAGATTCGTCAGGAATCCGTAAATTATTTGGGATACTATTCGTCCCACGAACAATTGATGCAGCAATTGATCATGTCTCAGGCTCAGGCAGCTAGACGACACATAATCGATATGATAGAACGTGGTGCTTCCCAATGCAGGACTCACTTGCTTTGGaacaaattattcgaaaataaatcatcCATGACTTATACGGAATTCATGGAATTGTGTTCATTGGCTCACGTCGAACCTCTTTCTCATTTGGAGCCTAGACTCAGTTCGCTTAGCAGTCAACCTGTTTCTTGGTACCAAACTTTGACCAAAGTTCTTCAAAACAAGTATCAAGAATATCATAAACAATTTAGTACTGCCGATGGGAATATAACTCATCATCTTATACTACATCATCGCTCTCTTCAAGCATTTACTATGTTGACAATCGATCTCCATACGTCCAGAGGG gatCTATACGTCGTTTATCGTAAATCGGCCGAAGTCACAAATACACCCGTCAACATGGAAGATGTTTACAGTTTGATCGAAGGATTCATTAATGCCTGTTGTTTCCATTTATGGACTAGCTTGTGTAATCAATGA